The Streptomyces sp. M92 nucleotide sequence TGGCCACCGGCACCCACCGGACGTTCGACGGCGTCGACACCGAGGGCATGGAGTTCGAGCGGACGGTCCGCTCACCGAACGGCGAGGACGTCCTGTACGCCTTCCACGCCCGCGCGGCGGGCCGCCACCTGCTGCTGCCCTACAACGTCATCCGCAAGGAGGTCGCCACCCCGCTGACCTGCCACGGCTGGGCCCTGTCCGACGACGGCACCCTCCTCGCCCTGCGCGCGGCCGGCGCCGAACCGCAGCGCGTGCACCCCGTCCAGCGGTGGACCTCGCCCTACGTCTCCGACACCCACGCGGCCGCCCGCCCGTCCGGCACCGGCCCGCTCGCCCGGGTCGGCAACCCCGACCTGGTGCGCGGCATCTCCGACTGCCTGTCCGTCACCCGCGCCGTCACCGGGACCACCCCGACCGGCGAGGTGTACGAGGCGCTGGTCGCGGCCTGCGTGCGGACCGCCGACACCCACCACTGGCTGACCGAACCGGACCTCGGCGCCCTGCACGAGCCGCTCACCCAGGTGCGGGCCACCGCCGAACAGGTGCTGGCCGAGTTCGAGACGGTCCAGGCACTCACCCGGCAGGCGGCCGACGCCCTCACCGGGGCGTCGGCCCGCGTCACCACCGTCGTACGGCGTCTGCGCGGCGAGACCCCGCGCTCCGCCGCCGCCTGGGTGGCCGGACTCACCGAACTCCGTCAGGCCCAGGGGCAACTGCTCACCCTCAAGGACCTGCGGTACGCGGACACCGGCCGCATCGACGATCTGGCCGCGGAGGTCGAACGCGACCTCGCCTCCTTCGCCCAGCGCGCCGTGACCCACCTGGCGCACGAGGACGCCTTCGCCGACCACCGGGCCGACGTCGAGCGGCTCGTCGCCGACGCCGAGGCGATCACCACCGCGGCCGAGGCGGAGCCCGTCGCCGCCCGCCTCGACGAGCACGCCGAGAGCCTGCGCACGGTCACCGACGTCGTCTCCGGACTCGACATCGGCGACGCCACCGTCCGCACGTCCGTCCTGGAGCGGATCGCCGAGGTCCTGTCAGGCGTCAACCGTGCCCGTGCCACGCTGGACGGCCGCCGCCGCGCGCTGCGGGACCGCGAGGGCCGGGCCGAGTTCGCCGCCGAGTTCGCCCTGCTCGGCCAGGCGGTCACCGCCGCCCTCGCGGCGGCCGGCACCCCCGAGGAGTGCGACGAGCAGCTGGCCCGCCTGCTGGTGCGCGTGGAGAACCTGGAGTCCCGGTTCGCCGAGTCCGACGACTTCCTCGCCGAACTCGCGGACAAGCGCGACGAGGTCCACGAGGCGCTCTCGGCCCGCAAGCAGACCCTCGCCGACGCCCGCGCCCGCCGCGCCGAGCGCCTGGCGGAGTCGGCCGACCGGGTGCTGGCCACGATCGTGCGCCGGGCGTCCGGACTCGCCGACGCGGACGCCGTCACCACGTACTTCACCTCCGACCCGATGCCCGCCAAGGTCCGCCGCACGGCGGACGAACTGCGGGCACTCGGCGACGAGGTCAGGGCGGAGGAGCTGGACGGCCGCCTGAAGTCCGCCCGGCAGCAGGCCCTGCGCGCACTGCGCGACCGCACCGACCTGTACGCCGACGGCGGCCGCACCGTCCGGCTGGGCGGCCACCGCTTCGCGGTCGGCACCCAGGCCCTCGACCTCACCCTCGTCCCCCAGGGCGACGGCCTCGCCTTCGCCCTGACCGGCACGGACTACCGCTCCCCGGTCACCGACCCCGACTTCGCCGCGACCCGGCCCTACTGGGACCGCCCGCTGCCCTCGGAGTCGCCGGACGTCTACCGCGCCGAGCACCTCGCGGCCCGCCTGCTCGACGAGCACGGCCCGGCCGCCCTCGCCGCGGCCGACGACCTGCCGGCCCTGGTCGGGCAGGCGGCCCAGGAGGCCTACGACGAGGGCTACGAGCGCGGCGTGCACGACCACGACGCGGCCCTGATCCTCGCCGCACTCCTGCGCCTGCACGAGGGCGCCGGGCTCCTGCGCCACGAGCCGTCCGCCCGCGCCGCCGCCCAGCTCTACTGGGCGCACGGCACGACGGCCGGGGAGCGCGAGGCGTGGACCCGCCGCGCCGCCTCCCTGGCCCGCGCCCGCGACACCTTCGGACTCGCCCCCGCCATCGCCGACCTGGAGGCGGAACTGGCCACCGCGACCGGCACCCGCGCGGCGGCCGCGTACCTCTTCGAGGAACTGACGTCCGCCCCCGAAGGCTTCGTGATCAGCGCCGGCACCCGGACCCTGCTCGACAAGTTCCGCCGCACCACGGGGGACTCGGCCTACGACGACGACCTGACCGCCCTCACCGACCCGGCCGCCCGTCGGCAACTCGTCGAGGCGTGGCTGACGTCGTACACGGCCGCGACCGGCACCGACCTCGCGCCGGGCGACCTGGCCGAGGCGGTGGCCGCCGAGCTGTGCCCCGAACTGCCCCGCTACGAGTCGGACGCACCCCTGACCGAGACCGTCGCCGGCCTCCTGGGCACCCACCCCCGCATCCACGACGACGACCGGGCTCTGACCGTCCGGATCGACGAGCTCCTCGCCCGTACCCGCGACTTCCGCGCCCGCGAGGTCCCGGCCCACCGCGCCTACCAGCGCCGCCGCGCGGAACTGGTCGCCGCCGAACGCGGCCGCCTCCGCCTGGACGAGCACCGGCCGCGCGTGATGTCGGCCTTCGTGCGCAGCCGGCTCATCGACGAGGTCTACCTCCCGCTGATCGGCGACAGCCTCGCCAAGCAGCTGGGTACCACCGGCGACAGCAAGCGCACCGACACCGGCGGCCTGCTGCTGCTCATCTCCCCGCCGGGCTACGGCAAGACGACCCTCATGGAGTACGTCGCCGACCGCCTCGGCCTGCTGCTGGTCAAGGTCAACGGCCCCGCCCTGGGCCACACGGTGACCTCCCTCGACCCGGCCGAGGCCCCGAACGCCACGGCCCGGCAGGAGGTGGAGAAGATCAACTTCGCTCTCCAGGCGGGCAACAACACCCTGCTCTACCTGGACGACATCCAGCACACGTCCCCCGAACTCCTCCAGAAGTTCATCCCGTTGTGCGACGCCACCCGCCGCGTCGAGGGCGTGCGCGACGGCGAGCCGCACACCTACGACCTGCGCGGCAAGCGGTTCGCGGTGTGCATGGCGGGCAACCCGTACACCGAGTCCGGCAGCCGCTTCCAGGTGCCCGACATGCTCGCCAACCGCGCCGACGTGTGGAACCTCGGCGACGTCCTGACCGGCAAGCGGGACGCGTTCGCCGCCAGCTTCGTCGAGAACGCCCTGACCGCCAACCCGGTCCTCGCCCCGCTCGCCGGCCGCGACCGCGCGGACCTGGAGCTGCTGCTCCGGCTGGCCGGGGGCGACCCGGACGCGCGCGCCGACCGGCTGACCCACCCGTACGAGCCCGCCGAGCTGGACCGGATCACGGCCGTACTGCGGCACCTGGTCGCGGCCCGCGAGACCGTCCTCGCGGTCAACGCCGCGTACATCGCCTCGGCCGCCCAGTCGGACGCCACCCGCACCGAGCCGCCCTTCCGGCTCCAGGGCTCGTACCGCAACATGAACAAGATCGCCCAGCGCATCCAGCCGGTCATGAACGACACCGAACTGTCCGCCCTGCTCGACGACCACTACGCGGCCGAGGCCCAGACCCTGACCACCGGCGCCGAGGCCAACCTGCTGAAGCTCGCCGAGCTGCGGGGCACGCTGACCGCCGACCGCGCCGCCCGCTGGGCGGAGCTGAAGGCGGCGTACGTCCGCACCCAGTCCCTCGGCGGCCCCGAGGACGACCCCCTCACCCGGGCCGTGGCCGCCCTCGGCCTGCTCGCCGACCGGGTGGCGGCCGTCGAGTCGGCGATCAGCCGGGCCACCGACCCGCGCCACCTCGTCGCGAACCCGTCCGCCCGCCACGCGGCCCGGCCGGTCCGGGAGCCCGGAGGGGACTGACCGGGAGCCCTACCGAGGACGGACGGCGAACGGCCCAGTGCTCACCAAGGCGCGAGGTGAGCACTGGGCCGTTCAAGGAGCCGGGCCGCGTGAGGCGGTCAGACGGTGGTCTTCGCCGACTCCTGGTCTCCGTCGCCGTCCCCGGTGCTCCCACCGGACTTCCGGGCGCGGACGTGCTCCAGGAAGCTGTTGAGCTCCCGCCTGACGACGGGGGCGAGCAGGTAGAGACCGATGATGTTGATGACGGCGAGCGAGAAGAGGAAGGCGTCCGCCAGGTCGATCAGGGTCTGCAGCGTCAGCAGCGAACCCGCGATGGCGAAGAGGGTGTAGACGACCTTGTACGTGATCTCGCTGGCCCGGCTGCGGCCGAAGAGGTACGTCCACGACTTGAGGCCGTAGTAGCCCCAGGTCAGCACCGTGGAGATCGCGAACAGCAGCACCGCGAGGGTGAGGACGTACGGGAACCAGGGCAGGACCGTCTCGAAGGCGTCGGAGGTGATCGTGACGCCGCCGATGTCCTGGCCCGCGCGGGCCTCGCCCCAGCTGTCGGGGTTGGCGATGACGATGGTCAGCGCGGTCATGGTACAGACGACGACGGTGTCGATGAACGGCTCCAGCAGCGCGACCAGGCCCTCACTGGCGGGGTGCTTGGTCTTGACCGCGGCGTGCGCGATGGGGGCGGAGCCGAGACCGGCCTCGTTGGAGAAGGCGGCCCGCTTGAAGCCGATGATCAGCGCGCCCAGCACACCACCGACGACGCCCTGGGGGTTGAACGCGCCCTCGACGATGCGGACGACGGCGTCCGGCACGGCGGTGATGTTGACCAGGATCACGGTCAGGCAGGCGAGGATGTAGATGCCGGCCATGGCGGGCACGAGCCTGCTGGTGACGCTGGCGATGGAACGGATGCCGCCGAGGAGCACGATGCCGACGACCGCGGCGACCAGGATGCCGAAGAACAGGGCGCCGGCGGAGGAACCCAGCGCGCCGTCCTCGCCGCCGGCGACCGAGACCAGCTGCGCGTAGGACTGGTTGACCTGGAAGAGGTTGCCGCCGAAGAGGCCGAAGAACAGGATCAGGAAGGAGGCGAGAACCGCGAGGACCTTGCCGAGGGTCTTGCCGTTCTTGCCGAAGCGCTCGGCCAGCCCCTTGGGCAGGTAGTGCATCGGGCCGCCGGAGACGGTGCCGTCGGCGTGCACCTCGCGGTACTTCACGCCGAGGGTGACCTCGACGAACTTGGTGGCCATGCCGAGCAGGCCGCACAGGACCATCCAGAACGTGGCGCCGGCACCGCCGATGGAGACGGCGACGGCCACACCGGCGATGTTGCCGAGGCCGACGGTGCCGGAGACGGCGGCGGTCAGCGCCTGGAAGTGGTTGACCTCACCGGCCGACCCCTTCTCGTCGTACTTGCCCCTCACCACGTCGACGGCGAGTTTGAACTTGCGGAGCTGGATGAATCCGAACCAGCTGGTGAAGACCAGGCCGGCCACGACGAGCCAGGCGACGATGAGGGGCAGGTCGGCATCGCCGACGGGGACGGTGTAGAAGACCACCTCCCCCAGCCACTCGGCTATGGGCTCGAAGAATCCGCTGACTGCTTCGTCCACGGACTGGGTGACGGAGTCGAGTGACACTTGGCTACCTCGATGACGCGGGGGTGGCGGGCTGGGGTGTCTCGCCGGATGAGCGGTCTCTGAGCGAACTTCGTTGTCCGTTGAGCGAACCGGTGCGCACGGCCCGGCTTCGGACCGTGATCGTCCCGGGCCGTGGTGCGCGTGCGGGCCGACCTTCCGCAGATCGAAGTCGAGTCGATTTACCTGCGGGGTTGCGCAGTTCTACCACGTCTTTGCCGCATGTTTAGTGACGCATCTCACATAACGGCCCGTGACCAGCGGATGTCCCAGTTGGTGAGATCGGACCGTTATCCGGGACGCGAGATGGGTGCTGGGGACACCTATATGCCGACCGATCCGGCTCAGCCGTTTGTGCCGCGCGGTGCGGTGATACCCGGCGGACAGCGACAGCGACAGCGACAGCGACAGCGACGACGACAGCGACAACGACCGACCCGAACACGAGGAGAGCCGCCATGACCACCACCGTCAACGACATG carries:
- a CDS encoding alanine/glycine:cation symporter family protein, with protein sequence MSLDSVTQSVDEAVSGFFEPIAEWLGEVVFYTVPVGDADLPLIVAWLVVAGLVFTSWFGFIQLRKFKLAVDVVRGKYDEKGSAGEVNHFQALTAAVSGTVGLGNIAGVAVAVSIGGAGATFWMVLCGLLGMATKFVEVTLGVKYREVHADGTVSGGPMHYLPKGLAERFGKNGKTLGKVLAVLASFLILFFGLFGGNLFQVNQSYAQLVSVAGGEDGALGSSAGALFFGILVAAVVGIVLLGGIRSIASVTSRLVPAMAGIYILACLTVILVNITAVPDAVVRIVEGAFNPQGVVGGVLGALIIGFKRAAFSNEAGLGSAPIAHAAVKTKHPASEGLVALLEPFIDTVVVCTMTALTIVIANPDSWGEARAGQDIGGVTITSDAFETVLPWFPYVLTLAVLLFAISTVLTWGYYGLKSWTYLFGRSRASEITYKVVYTLFAIAGSLLTLQTLIDLADAFLFSLAVINIIGLYLLAPVVRRELNSFLEHVRARKSGGSTGDGDGDQESAKTTV
- a CDS encoding DNA repair ATPase; the encoded protein is MTTALDTGTYEVLRDRLTAQAAELARRAEALNARRVEEFGSLRLELAGTEQLRTDPVCVPRDLVSVGGVLLFGYNTVPGRGPDTAVGDVLALHGRDLDRLPEDAVPGLLDDPAFVREFAALHRYFHQARLLRLSRVEDRLLAVFRTGEKADDIRVLRWALTDDGRASFLDARGDRDHVLAPAHDFTWTATTREDHVLGRHPHVSIEGEVFVETLNGTLTVKAEDDTETDQGVYAEPVDEPLQSLADAHIAYARVGALVLLDVRPYKEDTHRYLVFNTLTRTAVRLDGIGRACRRLPDDQGVVFAGGYCLATGTHRTFDGVDTEGMEFERTVRSPNGEDVLYAFHARAAGRHLLLPYNVIRKEVATPLTCHGWALSDDGTLLALRAAGAEPQRVHPVQRWTSPYVSDTHAAARPSGTGPLARVGNPDLVRGISDCLSVTRAVTGTTPTGEVYEALVAACVRTADTHHWLTEPDLGALHEPLTQVRATAEQVLAEFETVQALTRQAADALTGASARVTTVVRRLRGETPRSAAAWVAGLTELRQAQGQLLTLKDLRYADTGRIDDLAAEVERDLASFAQRAVTHLAHEDAFADHRADVERLVADAEAITTAAEAEPVAARLDEHAESLRTVTDVVSGLDIGDATVRTSVLERIAEVLSGVNRARATLDGRRRALRDREGRAEFAAEFALLGQAVTAALAAAGTPEECDEQLARLLVRVENLESRFAESDDFLAELADKRDEVHEALSARKQTLADARARRAERLAESADRVLATIVRRASGLADADAVTTYFTSDPMPAKVRRTADELRALGDEVRAEELDGRLKSARQQALRALRDRTDLYADGGRTVRLGGHRFAVGTQALDLTLVPQGDGLAFALTGTDYRSPVTDPDFAATRPYWDRPLPSESPDVYRAEHLAARLLDEHGPAALAAADDLPALVGQAAQEAYDEGYERGVHDHDAALILAALLRLHEGAGLLRHEPSARAAAQLYWAHGTTAGEREAWTRRAASLARARDTFGLAPAIADLEAELATATGTRAAAAYLFEELTSAPEGFVISAGTRTLLDKFRRTTGDSAYDDDLTALTDPAARRQLVEAWLTSYTAATGTDLAPGDLAEAVAAELCPELPRYESDAPLTETVAGLLGTHPRIHDDDRALTVRIDELLARTRDFRAREVPAHRAYQRRRAELVAAERGRLRLDEHRPRVMSAFVRSRLIDEVYLPLIGDSLAKQLGTTGDSKRTDTGGLLLLISPPGYGKTTLMEYVADRLGLLLVKVNGPALGHTVTSLDPAEAPNATARQEVEKINFALQAGNNTLLYLDDIQHTSPELLQKFIPLCDATRRVEGVRDGEPHTYDLRGKRFAVCMAGNPYTESGSRFQVPDMLANRADVWNLGDVLTGKRDAFAASFVENALTANPVLAPLAGRDRADLELLLRLAGGDPDARADRLTHPYEPAELDRITAVLRHLVAARETVLAVNAAYIASAAQSDATRTEPPFRLQGSYRNMNKIAQRIQPVMNDTELSALLDDHYAAEAQTLTTGAEANLLKLAELRGTLTADRAARWAELKAAYVRTQSLGGPEDDPLTRAVAALGLLADRVAAVESAISRATDPRHLVANPSARHAARPVREPGGD